From Diospyros lotus cultivar Yz01 chromosome 4, ASM1463336v1, whole genome shotgun sequence, a single genomic window includes:
- the LOC127799231 gene encoding zinc finger CCCH domain-containing protein 55-like isoform X1 translates to MLQSQLLNEDLFLGKMISNAEGKNASTASWWREYRLLRHSFTRYGMSGASRKRKSLWDRDTKEEPQIQAQVGEKNPWHGEESYSSLQPSWQGPQGNNGQKDDNRDLNDVVGTGRTCDGDKSYRMSPGFHAPGQQSLGYSHEKSWSQSHRYRRSRSRSLSKSRSRSRSSSRSRSRGRGRDRSRSHSRGRSRDWGRGRSRSRSPLGDYRRESHRLNDNRSRFPPSSQLCRDYAAGKCRRGSQCRYLHQDNLNHKDGERLEKEQTDRWRSRQEDGRNRYDGEKDEFLRNTGKPAMICIDFLKGRCHRGSSCRYPHHDATGDNKDRSNKYSSSDHGYKRQPRKSTPCKYFLMGKCQRDDCRFSHDDPAHGNLEGKPLDDKWGRDFDNMNKPLNGSEWGAPTSVLDTAVNTGSGNTGKGSSITAEKYADNAWGHSLDENNKQWNGPKWSDVAGVSGSAKSSCWGDNNVENVDLTNLMNAEKHVSKWDQNLDDESRMLGGTVWKDKTGETYENASSNWGTGSNIVKMGVSLSENMDKSFDRENLPLPPHLQPQTPYATSKNVLEQKILPGASGQQLGTVVMHSVFPVNSQILQHHSKIGDSDDSNSVTKANISGNARHPNLVPGESIIQNADNFGSLTPSFAGISQTQHGTSGNPTNGHNIDLNGPAQQNFFSSNLQIQAQIQHGESAKTINNPGLHQSIMNSEQVGQITKFPASLTQILGNGQLPQLYAALNPPNSRELVSSHPDSVSLPPPTTLVGSQHVPPAVSQEQYDPVGNSIETNKPSNSNQPPGFLLNRVEQKNQMLLERPSPSSAVGVDSANLHNNGCPDDNHHRSPELGQQKATENSQIEEENKTEDEKCKQEPEKSCQGNVDSDVKVEDGTNGKDEKAMRLFKIALVEFVKEILKPKWKEGQMSREVHKTIVKKAVDKVTSTIQGANIPKTQEKIDQYLSYSKTKLTKLVEAYTERLLKSS, encoded by the exons CTTCTACTGCATCTTGGTGGAGAGAATATAGGCTACTCCGGCATAGCTTTACAAGATACGGAATGAGTGGGGCTTCTAGAAAGCGCAAGTCTCTGTGGGATAGGGATACGAAAGAAGAACCTCAGATTCAGGCTCAAGTCGGTGAAAAGAATCCTTGGCATGGGGAAGAAAGCTATTCCAGTCTTCAG CCATCCTGGCAAGGACCACAAGGAAACAATGGCCAGAAAGATGACAACAGAGACCTGAATGATGTTGTGGGAACTGGAAGGACTTGTGATGGGGATAAGAGCTATCGTATGTCTCCTGGCTTCCATGCACCGGGACAGCAAAGCCTAGGCTATTCCCATGAAAAAAGTTGGAGCCAGTCCCACAG ATACAGGAGGAGTAGGAGCAGAAGCCTGAGCAAGAGTAGGAGTAGAAGCAGGAGCAGCAGCAGGAGCAGGAGCAGAGGGAGAGGCAGGGACAGGAGTCGGAGCCATAGCAGAGGCAGGAGCAGGGACTGGGGAAGGGGCAGGAGCAGGAGCAGGAGCCCACTTGGTGACTATAGACGAGAATCACATAGATTGAATGACAACCGAAGTAGGTTTCCACCATCATCTCAATTGTGTAGAGACTATGCAGCAGGAAAATGTAGAAGAGGCAGTCAGTGTAGGTACCTTCATCAGGATAATCTCAATCACAAGGATGGGGAACGATTAGAGAAAGAACAGACAGACAGATGGAGAAGTAGACAGGAAGATGGGCGAAATCGTTATGATGGAGAGAAGGATGAGTTCTTGAGGAATACTGGCAAACCTGCAATGATTTGTATTGATTTTCTAAAAGGTAGGTGCCACAGGGGATCATCATGCAGATATCCTCATCATGATGCTACTGGTGATAACAAAGATAGAAGCAATAAATATTCATCATCTGATCATGGTTACAAGCGACAACCGCGCAAGAGTACTCCCTGCAAGTATTTTTTGATGGGAAAATGCCAGAGGGATGACTGTAGGTTTTCTCATGATGATCCAGCACATGGTAACCTTGAAGGAAAGCCACTCGATGATAAGTGGGGCCGTGATTTTGATAACATGAATAAACCATTGAATGGTTCAGAATGGGGTGCACCAACTTCTGTCTTGGACACTGCAGTGAACACTGGGTCCGGTAATACTGGAAAAGGGTCTTCAATAACTGCTGAGAAGTATGCTGATAATGCATGGGGCCATAGTTTGGATGAGAATAACAAACAATGGAATGGTCCAAAATGGAGTGATGTAGCTGGTGTTTCAGGGTCTGCAAAGTCTTCTTGCTGGGGTGATAATAATGTTGAAAATGTGGATTTAACTAATCTGATGAATGCTGAGAAACATGTTAGTAAATGGGATCAAAATTTGGATGATGAGAGCAGAATGCTAGGGGGTACAGTATGGAAGGATAAGACTGGTGAGACATATGAAAATGCATCCTCTAACTGGGGGACTGGTAGTAATATTGTGAAGATGGGTGTTAGTCTATCGGAGAACATGGATAAATCATTTGATAGAGAAAATCTCCCACTTCCTCCTCATTTGCAACCTCAAACTCCATATGCAACCTCAAAGAATGTTCTTGAACAAAAGATATTGCCAGGAGCTTCAGGCCAGCAGCTTGGTACCGTAGTCATGCACTCGGTGTTTCCTGTAAATTCCCAGATACTGCAGCACCATAGTAAGATAGGGGACAGTGATGATTCTAACTCAGTCACCAAAGCAAACATCAGCGGAAATGCTAGACATCCTAATCTTGTGCCTGGAGAGAGTATAATTCAAAATGCTGATAATTTTGGCTCTCTAACACCAAGTTTTGCTGGAATCAGTCAAACTCAGCATGGTACTTCTGGAAACCCCACAAATGGGCATAATATTGATTTGAATGGCCCGGCGCAACagaatttcttttcttccaatcttcAAATACAGGCACAAATTCAGCATGGAGAATCTGCCAAAACAATAAATAATCCGGGATTGCATCAGAGCATTATGAACAGTGAGCAGGTTGGGCAAATAACAAAATTTCCAGCATCTCTAACTCAGATATTAGGGAATGGGCAACTTCCTCAGCTATATGCCGCACTGAATCCCCCAAATTCCAGGGAATTGGTGTCTTCTCATCCTGATTCTGTGAGTCTTCCACCTCCCACTACTTTAGTGGGCTCTCAGCATGTTCCACCTGCTGTGTCCCAGGAACAATATGATCCTGTAGGTAACAGCATTGAAACCAATAAACCCAGCAACTCCAATCAACCCCCTGGATTTTTGTTAAACCGTGTTGAGCAGAAAAATCAAATGCTTTTGGAACGACCATCTCCATCATCTGCTGTTGGGGTCGACTCTGCCAATCTCCACAATAATGGCTGCCCTGACGATAATCACCACAGAAGTCCGGAGTTGGGACAGCAGAAGGCAACTGAAAATTCACAAattgaggaagaaaataaaacagaaGATGAGAAATGCAAGCAAGAGCCTGAAAAATCTTGTCAAGGAAATGTGGACTCAGACGTTAAGGTTGAGGACGGCACTAATGGGAAGGATGAAAAGGCAATGCGGTTATTTAAAATTGCACTTGTGGAGTTCGTTAAGGAGATTCTAAAGCCCAAATGGAAGGAAGGCCAGATGAGCAGGGAAGTTCACAAAACCATAGTAAAGAAGGCGGTTGATAAAGTGACCAGCACAATTCAGGGTGCCAACATCCCAAAAACGCAAGAAAAAATAGACCAATACCTCTCATATTCGAAAACCAAGCTTACCAAACTTGTTGAG GCCTACACAGAGAGACTTCTGAAGAGTTCTTAG
- the LOC127799231 gene encoding zinc finger CCCH domain-containing protein 55-like isoform X2, whose protein sequence is MSGASRKRKSLWDRDTKEEPQIQAQVGEKNPWHGEESYSSLQPSWQGPQGNNGQKDDNRDLNDVVGTGRTCDGDKSYRMSPGFHAPGQQSLGYSHEKSWSQSHRYRRSRSRSLSKSRSRSRSSSRSRSRGRGRDRSRSHSRGRSRDWGRGRSRSRSPLGDYRRESHRLNDNRSRFPPSSQLCRDYAAGKCRRGSQCRYLHQDNLNHKDGERLEKEQTDRWRSRQEDGRNRYDGEKDEFLRNTGKPAMICIDFLKGRCHRGSSCRYPHHDATGDNKDRSNKYSSSDHGYKRQPRKSTPCKYFLMGKCQRDDCRFSHDDPAHGNLEGKPLDDKWGRDFDNMNKPLNGSEWGAPTSVLDTAVNTGSGNTGKGSSITAEKYADNAWGHSLDENNKQWNGPKWSDVAGVSGSAKSSCWGDNNVENVDLTNLMNAEKHVSKWDQNLDDESRMLGGTVWKDKTGETYENASSNWGTGSNIVKMGVSLSENMDKSFDRENLPLPPHLQPQTPYATSKNVLEQKILPGASGQQLGTVVMHSVFPVNSQILQHHSKIGDSDDSNSVTKANISGNARHPNLVPGESIIQNADNFGSLTPSFAGISQTQHGTSGNPTNGHNIDLNGPAQQNFFSSNLQIQAQIQHGESAKTINNPGLHQSIMNSEQVGQITKFPASLTQILGNGQLPQLYAALNPPNSRELVSSHPDSVSLPPPTTLVGSQHVPPAVSQEQYDPVGNSIETNKPSNSNQPPGFLLNRVEQKNQMLLERPSPSSAVGVDSANLHNNGCPDDNHHRSPELGQQKATENSQIEEENKTEDEKCKQEPEKSCQGNVDSDVKVEDGTNGKDEKAMRLFKIALVEFVKEILKPKWKEGQMSREVHKTIVKKAVDKVTSTIQGANIPKTQEKIDQYLSYSKTKLTKLVEAYTERLLKSS, encoded by the exons ATGAGTGGGGCTTCTAGAAAGCGCAAGTCTCTGTGGGATAGGGATACGAAAGAAGAACCTCAGATTCAGGCTCAAGTCGGTGAAAAGAATCCTTGGCATGGGGAAGAAAGCTATTCCAGTCTTCAG CCATCCTGGCAAGGACCACAAGGAAACAATGGCCAGAAAGATGACAACAGAGACCTGAATGATGTTGTGGGAACTGGAAGGACTTGTGATGGGGATAAGAGCTATCGTATGTCTCCTGGCTTCCATGCACCGGGACAGCAAAGCCTAGGCTATTCCCATGAAAAAAGTTGGAGCCAGTCCCACAG ATACAGGAGGAGTAGGAGCAGAAGCCTGAGCAAGAGTAGGAGTAGAAGCAGGAGCAGCAGCAGGAGCAGGAGCAGAGGGAGAGGCAGGGACAGGAGTCGGAGCCATAGCAGAGGCAGGAGCAGGGACTGGGGAAGGGGCAGGAGCAGGAGCAGGAGCCCACTTGGTGACTATAGACGAGAATCACATAGATTGAATGACAACCGAAGTAGGTTTCCACCATCATCTCAATTGTGTAGAGACTATGCAGCAGGAAAATGTAGAAGAGGCAGTCAGTGTAGGTACCTTCATCAGGATAATCTCAATCACAAGGATGGGGAACGATTAGAGAAAGAACAGACAGACAGATGGAGAAGTAGACAGGAAGATGGGCGAAATCGTTATGATGGAGAGAAGGATGAGTTCTTGAGGAATACTGGCAAACCTGCAATGATTTGTATTGATTTTCTAAAAGGTAGGTGCCACAGGGGATCATCATGCAGATATCCTCATCATGATGCTACTGGTGATAACAAAGATAGAAGCAATAAATATTCATCATCTGATCATGGTTACAAGCGACAACCGCGCAAGAGTACTCCCTGCAAGTATTTTTTGATGGGAAAATGCCAGAGGGATGACTGTAGGTTTTCTCATGATGATCCAGCACATGGTAACCTTGAAGGAAAGCCACTCGATGATAAGTGGGGCCGTGATTTTGATAACATGAATAAACCATTGAATGGTTCAGAATGGGGTGCACCAACTTCTGTCTTGGACACTGCAGTGAACACTGGGTCCGGTAATACTGGAAAAGGGTCTTCAATAACTGCTGAGAAGTATGCTGATAATGCATGGGGCCATAGTTTGGATGAGAATAACAAACAATGGAATGGTCCAAAATGGAGTGATGTAGCTGGTGTTTCAGGGTCTGCAAAGTCTTCTTGCTGGGGTGATAATAATGTTGAAAATGTGGATTTAACTAATCTGATGAATGCTGAGAAACATGTTAGTAAATGGGATCAAAATTTGGATGATGAGAGCAGAATGCTAGGGGGTACAGTATGGAAGGATAAGACTGGTGAGACATATGAAAATGCATCCTCTAACTGGGGGACTGGTAGTAATATTGTGAAGATGGGTGTTAGTCTATCGGAGAACATGGATAAATCATTTGATAGAGAAAATCTCCCACTTCCTCCTCATTTGCAACCTCAAACTCCATATGCAACCTCAAAGAATGTTCTTGAACAAAAGATATTGCCAGGAGCTTCAGGCCAGCAGCTTGGTACCGTAGTCATGCACTCGGTGTTTCCTGTAAATTCCCAGATACTGCAGCACCATAGTAAGATAGGGGACAGTGATGATTCTAACTCAGTCACCAAAGCAAACATCAGCGGAAATGCTAGACATCCTAATCTTGTGCCTGGAGAGAGTATAATTCAAAATGCTGATAATTTTGGCTCTCTAACACCAAGTTTTGCTGGAATCAGTCAAACTCAGCATGGTACTTCTGGAAACCCCACAAATGGGCATAATATTGATTTGAATGGCCCGGCGCAACagaatttcttttcttccaatcttcAAATACAGGCACAAATTCAGCATGGAGAATCTGCCAAAACAATAAATAATCCGGGATTGCATCAGAGCATTATGAACAGTGAGCAGGTTGGGCAAATAACAAAATTTCCAGCATCTCTAACTCAGATATTAGGGAATGGGCAACTTCCTCAGCTATATGCCGCACTGAATCCCCCAAATTCCAGGGAATTGGTGTCTTCTCATCCTGATTCTGTGAGTCTTCCACCTCCCACTACTTTAGTGGGCTCTCAGCATGTTCCACCTGCTGTGTCCCAGGAACAATATGATCCTGTAGGTAACAGCATTGAAACCAATAAACCCAGCAACTCCAATCAACCCCCTGGATTTTTGTTAAACCGTGTTGAGCAGAAAAATCAAATGCTTTTGGAACGACCATCTCCATCATCTGCTGTTGGGGTCGACTCTGCCAATCTCCACAATAATGGCTGCCCTGACGATAATCACCACAGAAGTCCGGAGTTGGGACAGCAGAAGGCAACTGAAAATTCACAAattgaggaagaaaataaaacagaaGATGAGAAATGCAAGCAAGAGCCTGAAAAATCTTGTCAAGGAAATGTGGACTCAGACGTTAAGGTTGAGGACGGCACTAATGGGAAGGATGAAAAGGCAATGCGGTTATTTAAAATTGCACTTGTGGAGTTCGTTAAGGAGATTCTAAAGCCCAAATGGAAGGAAGGCCAGATGAGCAGGGAAGTTCACAAAACCATAGTAAAGAAGGCGGTTGATAAAGTGACCAGCACAATTCAGGGTGCCAACATCCCAAAAACGCAAGAAAAAATAGACCAATACCTCTCATATTCGAAAACCAAGCTTACCAAACTTGTTGAG GCCTACACAGAGAGACTTCTGAAGAGTTCTTAG